Proteins encoded within one genomic window of Neodiprion fabricii isolate iyNeoFabr1 chromosome 6, iyNeoFabr1.1, whole genome shotgun sequence:
- the LOC124185637 gene encoding alpha-N-acetylgalactosaminidase isoform X2, which translates to MVGIAGVIRLRSQLLCSQAVSLGLVNSNIINERMVQTVWIWCAVVLIAKFTAGLENGLVRTPPMGWLSWERFRCNTDCKNDPDNCIRDGLFRTMTDIVIAEGYAAVGYQYINIDDCWLERERGFDGQLKPDRQRFPYGIKNLADYVHSKGLKFGIYEDYGNYTCGGYPGILGHLEEDAALIASWDVDYIKLDGCYAHPSDMDKGYSEFGYYLNRTGRPMVYSCSWPVYQTFAGMKPNFSLISDTCNLWRNFGDIQDSWASIESIMDYFGDNQDDIAPNAGPGHWNDPDMLIVGNFGLSYEQSKTQMALWAILAAPLFMSVDLRTIRPEYKAILQNKKIIAVDQDPLGIQGRRIYKHKGIEIWARPISPTYQNYYSYAIAFINRRTDGTPSDVSVTLKELGLAYPAGYRVEDLYEDVDYGILTPQTKIKVKVNPSGVVILRADVDLEAVYAQNNYTPFPVLNQVFKVNQNTFK; encoded by the exons ATGGTCGGAATTGCCGGAGTTATCCGCTTACGTAGTCAGCTGTTATGTTCCCAGGCTGTCAGCCTAGGGTTGGTTAATTCGAATATAATAAACGAAAG GATGGTGCAGACGGTTTGGATATGGTGCGCAGTGGTTTTAATAGCAAAATTTACGGCTGGACTTGAAAATGGCCTCGTCCGAACCCCACCTATGGGCTGGCTGTCCTGGGAGAGGTTCAGATGCAATACAGACTGCAAAAATGATCCCGACAATTGCATCAG AGATGGCCTTTTCCGCACAATGACAGATATTGTTATAGCAGAAGGGTACGCGGCAGTTGGATATCAGTATATCAATATCGATGATTGTTGGCTCGAAAGGGAGAGAGGCTTTGATGGTCAGCTTAAGCCTGATAGACAACGTTTTCCTTATGGCATCAAGAATCTGGCTGATTAT gtACATTCCAAGGGATTGAAATTTGGCATTTATGAAGATTATGGTAATTACACCTGTGGTGGTTATCCAGGTATTTTGGGTCATTTAGAAGAAGATGCTGCACTCATTGCATCATGGGATGTTGATTACATAAAATTAGATGGTTGCTATGCCCATCCATCAGACATGGATAAAG GATATTCTGAATTTGGATATTACTTGAATCGAACAGGAAGACCTATGGTATACTCGTGTAGTTGGCCTGTTTATCAAACTTTTGCAGGCATGAAg CCAAACTTCAGTCTTATATCTGATACCTGTAATCTGTGGAGAAATTTCGGTGATATTCAAGATTCATGGGCGAGTATTGAGAGTATAATGGATTATTTTGGGGATAATCAAGATGATATTGCACCAAACGCCGGGCCTGGACACTGGAACGACCCAGATATGCTGATAGTCGGTAACTTTGGGCTTAGCTACGAACAAAGTAAAACGCAAATGGCCTTGTGGGCTATACTAGCAGCGCCGCTATTCATGTCAGTGGATCTTAGGACAATTAGACCAGAATACAAAGcaattttacaaaacaaaaaaataatagccGTCGATCAAGATCCCTTGGGAATTCAGGGCCGAAGAATTTACAAG CACAAGGGCATCGAAATCTGGGCAAGGCCTATTAGTCCAACTTACCAGAACTACTATTCCTATGCTATTGCATTCATTAATCGCCGAACTGACGGTACCCCATCAGACGTCTCTGTAACATTGAAGGAACTTGGACTAGCGTATCCCGCAGGCTACAGAGTAGAG GACTTGTACGAGGATGTTGATTATGGAATACTAACACCACAAACAAAGATTAAGGTTAAAGTGAACCCTTCGGGAGTTGTGATCCTACGTGCTGATGTAGATTTGGAAGCTGTGTATGCccaaaataattacacccCCTTTCCGGTTCTGAACCAAGTTTTCAAAGTCAATCAAAATACCTTCAAATGA
- the LOC124185637 gene encoding alpha-N-acetylgalactosaminidase isoform X1, translating to MVQTVWIWCAVVLIAKFTAGLENGLVRTPPMGWLSWERFRCNTDCKNDPDNCIRDGLFRTMTDIVIAEGYAAVGYQYINIDDCWLERERGFDGQLKPDRQRFPYGIKNLADYVHSKGLKFGIYEDYGNYTCGGYPGILGHLEEDAALIASWDVDYIKLDGCYAHPSDMDKGYSEFGYYLNRTGRPMVYSCSWPVYQTFAGMKPNFSLISDTCNLWRNFGDIQDSWASIESIMDYFGDNQDDIAPNAGPGHWNDPDMLIVGNFGLSYEQSKTQMALWAILAAPLFMSVDLRTIRPEYKAILQNKKIIAVDQDPLGIQGRRIYKHKGIEIWARPISPTYQNYYSYAIAFINRRTDGTPSDVSVTLKELGLAYPAGYRVEDLYEDVDYGILTPQTKIKVKVNPSGVVILRADVDLEAVYAQNNYTPFPVLNQVFKVNQNTFK from the exons ATGGTGCAGACGGTTTGGATATGGTGCGCAGTGGTTTTAATAGCAAAATTTACGGCTGGACTTGAAAATGGCCTCGTCCGAACCCCACCTATGGGCTGGCTGTCCTGGGAGAGGTTCAGATGCAATACAGACTGCAAAAATGATCCCGACAATTGCATCAG AGATGGCCTTTTCCGCACAATGACAGATATTGTTATAGCAGAAGGGTACGCGGCAGTTGGATATCAGTATATCAATATCGATGATTGTTGGCTCGAAAGGGAGAGAGGCTTTGATGGTCAGCTTAAGCCTGATAGACAACGTTTTCCTTATGGCATCAAGAATCTGGCTGATTAT gtACATTCCAAGGGATTGAAATTTGGCATTTATGAAGATTATGGTAATTACACCTGTGGTGGTTATCCAGGTATTTTGGGTCATTTAGAAGAAGATGCTGCACTCATTGCATCATGGGATGTTGATTACATAAAATTAGATGGTTGCTATGCCCATCCATCAGACATGGATAAAG GATATTCTGAATTTGGATATTACTTGAATCGAACAGGAAGACCTATGGTATACTCGTGTAGTTGGCCTGTTTATCAAACTTTTGCAGGCATGAAg CCAAACTTCAGTCTTATATCTGATACCTGTAATCTGTGGAGAAATTTCGGTGATATTCAAGATTCATGGGCGAGTATTGAGAGTATAATGGATTATTTTGGGGATAATCAAGATGATATTGCACCAAACGCCGGGCCTGGACACTGGAACGACCCAGATATGCTGATAGTCGGTAACTTTGGGCTTAGCTACGAACAAAGTAAAACGCAAATGGCCTTGTGGGCTATACTAGCAGCGCCGCTATTCATGTCAGTGGATCTTAGGACAATTAGACCAGAATACAAAGcaattttacaaaacaaaaaaataatagccGTCGATCAAGATCCCTTGGGAATTCAGGGCCGAAGAATTTACAAG CACAAGGGCATCGAAATCTGGGCAAGGCCTATTAGTCCAACTTACCAGAACTACTATTCCTATGCTATTGCATTCATTAATCGCCGAACTGACGGTACCCCATCAGACGTCTCTGTAACATTGAAGGAACTTGGACTAGCGTATCCCGCAGGCTACAGAGTAGAG GACTTGTACGAGGATGTTGATTATGGAATACTAACACCACAAACAAAGATTAAGGTTAAAGTGAACCCTTCGGGAGTTGTGATCCTACGTGCTGATGTAGATTTGGAAGCTGTGTATGCccaaaataattacacccCCTTTCCGGTTCTGAACCAAGTTTTCAAAGTCAATCAAAATACCTTCAAATGA